In Streptomyces sp. NBC_01551, one DNA window encodes the following:
- a CDS encoding MFS transporter, protein MIVALDGTVLVVAQPSLRRDLGASVAQVQWTSTAYLLTVAAFLVIAGRLGDRYGHPRLLLIGVLGFAAASAGIALAPGVGWVIALRAAQGVFGALLQPATLALLRLAYPPDRLGRPVAIRTSAIGVAAAAGPLLGGLLVARLGWRAVFVVNVPVALVIAALTLALRIPAPPRTEAGRPELGGAALLAAALAVLVHALAGVPAYGWTAPRTLLGLGGAALLAALLVRRERRAAHPLVPPAVARSAAVTASMALLLAVSAGMFGALFAATFLLQDVRGLDALGTGLRVLPLTAVMVAGAPVAGVALRRFGARRTALVGTGLVACGIAALAAPALTEAGFAVLGAGFAAVMVTATGTVVGDAPAGYAGVVSGLKQTAMNVGPTLGIALAAGAGAGAGTGAGAGAAGAAGPALLTLAALAAVGLLPASLLPGGARGAAAGDLVGEDAGQRGEGAPAAHGPADRERR, encoded by the coding sequence ATGATCGTCGCCCTGGACGGGACCGTGCTGGTCGTGGCGCAGCCCAGCCTGCGGCGCGACCTCGGGGCCAGCGTGGCGCAGGTCCAGTGGACCAGCACCGCCTACCTGCTCACGGTCGCCGCCTTCCTGGTCATCGCCGGGCGGCTCGGCGACCGGTACGGGCATCCCCGGCTGCTGCTCATCGGCGTACTCGGCTTCGCCGCGGCCTCGGCGGGGATCGCTCTCGCGCCCGGCGTCGGCTGGGTGATCGCCCTGCGGGCCGCGCAGGGCGTCTTCGGCGCGCTGCTGCAACCGGCGACGCTGGCCCTGCTGCGGCTCGCGTATCCGCCCGACCGGCTCGGCAGGCCCGTCGCGATCCGTACCAGCGCGATCGGCGTGGCCGCGGCGGCCGGGCCGCTGCTCGGGGGGCTGCTGGTGGCGCGGCTGGGGTGGCGCGCCGTGTTCGTGGTCAACGTGCCCGTCGCCCTCGTGATCGCCGCGCTGACCCTGGCCCTACGGATACCCGCGCCGCCGCGCACCGAGGCCGGGCGCCCGGAACTCGGCGGTGCGGCCCTGCTCGCCGCCGCCCTCGCGGTGCTCGTGCACGCGCTGGCCGGCGTACCGGCGTACGGCTGGACCGCGCCGCGGACCCTTCTCGGGCTCGGGGGCGCGGCGTTGCTCGCGGCACTGCTCGTACGGCGGGAGCGGCGCGCCGCGCATCCCCTGGTACCGCCCGCCGTGGCGCGGTCGGCGGCGGTGACGGCGTCGATGGCGCTGCTGCTGGCCGTGTCGGCCGGGATGTTCGGGGCGCTGTTCGCGGCCACGTTCCTGCTCCAGGACGTCCGGGGGCTCGATGCGCTCGGCACCGGGCTGCGGGTGCTGCCGCTGACCGCCGTGATGGTCGCGGGGGCGCCCGTGGCGGGGGTGGCGCTGCGCCGGTTCGGCGCGCGGCGGACCGCGCTGGTGGGGACGGGGCTGGTGGCGTGCGGGATCGCGGCCCTGGCCGCCCCGGCGCTGACGGAGGCCGGGTTCGCGGTGCTCGGCGCCGGGTTCGCCGCGGTGATGGTGACCGCCACCGGGACCGTGGTGGGCGATGCCCCGGCCGGGTACGCGGGGGTGGTCAGCGGGCTCAAGCAGACGGCGATGAACGTGGGGCCGACCCTCGGGATCGCGCTGGCGGCGGGCGCGGGGGCCGGCGCCGGGACGGGGGCGGGAGCCGGGGCCGCGGGTGCGGCGGGCCCGGCGCTGTTGACGCTGGCCGCGCTGGCCGCCGTAGGACTGCTGCCGGCGTCCCTACTGCCCGGCGGCGCGCGCGGTGCAGCTGCGGGCGACCTCGTCGGCGAAGACGCGGGCCAGCGGGGTGAGGGCGCTCCAGCGGCGCACGGCCCAGCCGACCGCGAGCGGCGGTAG